DNA sequence from the Nicotiana tomentosiformis chromosome 3, ASM39032v3, whole genome shotgun sequence genome:
CAGAAAGTCTTAGAAGGTTTACGAGAGAATATTTATTTCATCCCCAGGCCCCAGCCAACCATCTCATCTAGCAAATAAAGAGGACGTGGGTTTATCTTAATTTATACAATGCAAGTATACAACAAGTGAAATCCGGTAAAACACTCTTCCAATGGCTATAATGTACAAAATTGTTTCTCGAGCAACAGATGTCCAAGTTCAAAAAGCATCTTAAGAATAATACTACAATATTCAATCATTCAAAAAATAACAAGCCCTGCAGTAAACAATGTTAACTTCCCTATGTCTCGCTTTCAGGTTTCTGGGAAGAAGGGATCGGCGAGGCAGCTTCTTTCAGAGTTTCTGGAGTATAATGCAGTTAAGAATAAACATCAGAAGAACACGCTGAGGGGATAATGCAGTTAAGAATAAATATCAGAAGAACACGCTGAGGGGGACAGAAGGAAATTACTATGCACAAAAATCACTAACCTTGCGACTGGCTTTGGACATTGGAGGGGCTTTGCTGGGGAGAAGATAGCTGCAGCTCAGTGATCTTTGAAACCTCTTCACTTGAATATGCTCCATCTGAGGAAGATGAATTATCTGCTATTTCAGAAACAAAAATACCATATAGTTCCTGTAATGTACTCAAGTAGGCAAcaaaaaagacaaaatgacatTTTATTGATACTCAAAATGGACACAACAATATCTAGTGAAGAAGACAATGACTGAGAGAGagcggaggaggaggaggaagaaagaGAAACTGCAGAGAAAGAGAGATTCAAAAGTTTATCATTTTTTCCATGCCCCATTTCCCTTGTTGCCTGTAGTATTTATAGAACTAGTGAGCCAACTCTTCTAACTGCCTTCAACTGTATAACTAACTTCTAATCCTAACTAACTTGCTTTCCAAACAATTACAGTTCCCAATGGATGAATAAGAAAACAAATTTGGTCGAAAAGCCCTAAATTGTGAATATAATTTCATATCAGCTCTGGGTTGCAGAACAGAACTAGTAGAAATGAACCTTGCTTCTTACCAGAAAATTATATGGTAAAGATAGCAGGTAGGCTGAAAGAGCTGAATGTTTACCCATAGGCAAAGAGACATCGAAGGTAAGAGAAAGTAAAGATGTGCTTAGCAGTTGGATGCAGGCGATTTGTTTCTGTTTTAGTTTTGAGAATCTGTACATACACGTTACTTAGTAATAAAAAATttcaattaccaaaaaaaaaaaaatggtaaaGGATATAAGAATTCAAGCAGAGGATTGCTTATTGTACTAATGAGGCAATAAAAAACCAAACAAAAATATATCACTTTCCGGAAACTCCAGCAGGAACATAGCAAGAGTAACCAGGTTTGTGGACTTCAGCAATTTAAGAGATGGAACATAGCAAAGAGGTGTTTTCTATGTGCACACGTTACTAACCTTGCGACAGGCTTTGGGCATTGATGGGGCTTTGCTCGGGAATAGATGTCTCATTCTGCAGCTGAGGAGTTGCGTTTAGCTGCTCCTCGGTGATCTTCAAGTACTCTTCAGTTGAGTATGCTCTATCTGAGGAAGAAGTATTATCTGCAACTTCAGAAACAATAACACCAGTTAGTTCCTTAAGGATGAGTGGATGACCAAACAAACATTTGGAAGGACAGAATATGTCATAAAAACTCAAGTGATTTTGCACAACACATCTAGTAGAAACGCACCCTGCTTCATACCAGAAAATTAATGGTAAAGGAGAAGAACTCGAGCAGCGGATTGCTTATTGTACTAACGAGAGTGACAAAATATCCAAATAGAAGTGCAGTAACCAGGTATCTGGAATTAGCAACCATGGTTGGCTATAGTAGAAATCTAAAATAATGGAGTTCTAAACTTTATTTTGCATATCTACTTACCTTGTGACACAGTTCGGGATTCAGACTGACTTTCAAGTAAGGATGCAAGGTCTTTCTCAGCTTGTTTTTCAGCCTCAGCGATTCTCAGCAGCCTTTCCATGTCCTCCTCACTTGAGGAAGCTATGCTTGGCGATGGAGAACCATCTGTCATTTTTGTAAGAGTTACATAATGAAATTCCTTCACAGGATATGAAACTATTTAGTCTGTTAACAAAAATGAGCATGGAACACAGATTTGCTTCTTCAATGACATAATAACAAATCTAATAGTTACAGAAGAAGGCTATGGATAATACTAGGTAAAAGAGGTTCAGGATAAGGACCAAAAGTTAGAAGAACTAAACTTAAATCCTGGAAAGGCAATGTGTGAAATGAGCCCTATGTTTCCATGAACTCTTCGTGCATTCCCTTAACGTTTTACACCTGTACAATAAAAAACCCCAACTTCTGTCCATCTCGAAAAAAAAACATTCCGTAAAGAATTTCCTTTTAATCCAAGTGGTTACTTCACAAAGTGGAAATGAATGTAAAAGCAAGATTCACACGACAATCAATATTCTATGGTCAATGTTAAATGTAGGTCCCAATATGAATAAAATAAGAGACCTCTGTCAAGCTGTCAGAGTGTTGAGCTCACAAGTCTCTGATCGGTCATCATCGGTGTGTGTCCAAAAGAACGTGAGATGTTCTCACATAGCTACTCTGACTAGTATAATTAATGATTGCACGCAATGTGTATCATGCCTGAATCTAACTGGGATTCGCGTTGGTGGAGGAATTGGATGGATAGCGCGGTGTAGCTTTCAAAAGTATAACAAGAAAACTCTCAAACGCCAACACTATAAAATACAGTTGGCACAAGATCAGACCACCTCTGCTGACAAATTTTACTAGGGGGAGATGAGGATTGAATCTTGAAACTCTACTGATGAACTCCCAACCCTAACACaacatttttcacacaaaaatgaAGTTCCGAATTACATGCAACACTAAAAGGCACAACTACAGTTAATCTAATCCTATTTCTACCTCACTTGGCAGAATAAAAGATATTATCTTCTAGgacaaattcaaaaatcatgAAACCTTTAATTAAGCAGTAAAGTGAACTCTAGCATAGTGAACAACGCAGAAACATTAACGTGTTTTAAACCTACATTTTAGTGGTAGCTGCCTTTCTTTCCCCATGCAAATTCTAAACTGCAATATTTACCATAGTGCCAATTGAACACCGCTCAATCTAAAGTAAAAACTGTGCACACACCAAAGGTTGTTTAATATGATAAGTACACTCATATGCTTGGCACTTTCTATCTGGCATCGCTATAACATCTAAGCCGTTGATATGATGATTAAAACGTCTAAGAAGTTGAAGCCTGTTTgaagattataaaaataaaagtatACTAATTTTGGGAAACACAGAGGGAATATTAAAAGGTATAACGACTCACTGGGATCAACCTCCTGTCTTAAAGTTGTGCTAGACTTAATTGTGTCTTGGCCTGAACCTTTAATGTCATCAAGGCCAATCTCTCGTTCAAGTGTGCTCTTGAAGTCCCTTGAAACTTCCTTCAAGCAAAagacaagagcaccatgagaatcAAAACCTGCTTcagaaataaaagaaacaaagaaacTCAGACAAATGTCAATAAGGACCTACCTGAAGTTCTCTGATAGTAGGTTGAAATTCACGCAAAGTTTTCCCAAGGTTACGAGCAACCTGACATACAGAAAGCCTCATTATGTAAGATGAAAAATCAAAGTTTAGGTTCTCATTAGACATTAGAGTTGAAGTGAGACATGCTAAATTCTCCTATTGCAGAAAAACAACTGGTAGTATGGTCAAGGTTACATTTAGATTGGTGTACTTGAACCAGAGGGAAGGATTTGAAGTTCACAACTTCAGAATCCCGAAATTTTAGCTGCAGAACCAAATGCATAATTAGAATGTGATTTTGCAGCAAAAATTGGACCAACAAAAGAGAAAGCTAAGCCATTCTCCAGCATTACCACAAAGAACTCCACCTCATCTAGGTGTAACCAAAAAATGACTATAGCATCACgcccaatcctaagggaaaattgCTTAGCAATTGATTATAATAGCACAAGACCTCATCATGAAATGTTCAATTTACCTCTCGTGACTGAGATAGTACATTTTCCTAATTTTCCCATAACTTACATTAGTTCTTTTTACACCCGCAGAAGTCCCAACTCATCCCATTAAGCCGCTGGCATATCTCTTCATTGTGTAGCTATCACGGTCCCCAAATGGGCTAACGCTGcctaaaacctttgtacactcaAGATCTTAGGTGCATCCACCACTGCAAGTGTTCAATTACCCGTCTTATTCTACATGCTAGACCACACCCCTCCTAAACTTAAGCACATGAAAGATCATTTGGCTAATATCCGAGGCACATAAAGAAGAATTTTATAGGCAATTAACAGTTCTAGAGAATGCATAGACTACCAAGGAAGGTTCTTCCCCTACCTCCAGAACTAATGGACTTCCAACCCTCTAGTTTAGGATGATCTAGTTTACCTCCTCTTACATTAATTCAGCTGGCAACTCCACATCTACCCAAGgattaaaacaaaacaaaaaagaacTATCTTTCTACTTAAGTACAGGGTCTATAAGAAAAATACAGGTAACTTAAGACTTTTGCATATCCTCAAATGGAGTAAAGAACAGAAAAGGTCCTCAATATTGTATGGGGGGAGAAGGGAACAGACCTCGGCAAGACCTTTTGGGCCAAACACAAGCAAGGCCACAACCCCAATTACTAGTGCCTCAGGTGCACCAACACCAAACAGAGATGCATATACTCCTTTCCCTTTGTGTTTTCTACTTCTTCCTGTAAACACAATCACTTCAAGAATCACACACACGGGTATAAAAAAAAAGGGAACTACTTTGAGCAGAAAGAATCAAGAACATAATAAGAAAAGTCCCAATGGCATTGACTAACATTTAAAGCAGCTGAATTAGCAAAGAACCATACCAATTTGTACTGAATATTGAGATTTTGAAATGGAGAGTTGCTTCAGTCCATTCCAAGAAGAGAAAGGGGTGAGACCCGAGTAAGGAATCCACTTCAACAACTGAACTTTGGGAGCTGAAATGGAAGAATTTGAAAGGGCAGAGAAAGAGAGTCTTTTACTAGTGAATGATGatagtgaagaagaagaagaagcagtaGGAGCAGAGATTGCAGAAGCCATGAGGGTCATTGAATCAATACTCAGCTACTACAGTCATTCATGTCCTTTCTTCTCTACTAGCGTTGGATATATGGTCCTAAAATGCGACAAAATATAAATGGACTGAGATTTTTAATTTGGGCCACAAGGCCCGATTTCGTTTGTGCTACTTCTTCCTtcattttgtgtagaaatggcgTGAGATAGCTACTTTTTAATATGATATTTAGTTTTATCTAATATTTTTAATGCTGAACAAAAATAGTCACTggtctattaaaattaatacgaaaaggTATTTTTACCATTTATTCATGAGtgctgtataaatattaaggatatgatgtccttaacatttacactgcacacataaagttaaggaagccatgtccttaacatttacactgcacatatgaagttaaggacatgatttTCTAAAGTTTAATAACGtaaggtgcaaatacatgacactttatccttaatatttatacaacatttatgaagttaaggacaccatgtccttaatatttatacaacactcataaagttaaggacattatgtccttaagaTTTACACTGCACACGTGAAGTaaagacaccatgtccttaacatttacactgcacatatgaagttaaggacatgaggtcctaaagtttaacaacagaaggtgtaaatacaagttaaggatatTATGTCTGTAACATTTACACAACACACAAGAAGTTAAGGAcgtcatgtccttaacatttgcAGTGTACATATGAAAAAGACATGATATTCTAAAGTTTAATAATGGAATGTGCAAATATAGGATACTTTATCCTTagtatttacacaacattcatgaagttaaggacaccatatccttaatatttatacagcaCACATGTCTAGCACATGGGTATTTTTGTCCGGGCgaataaaaatttattaagcactggctaaagagtaaatatattttaaacaatgGCTAAAGAGTAATgacatctctaattagtggctaactGTGTACTTCCCCCTCATTTTGTCAGACGCAGAGCTTCTTTTGAACAGTGGCTAAAGAGTAATGACAAtgaagaattaactcaaatagcAGCCCACCTAAtatcttaaattaaaaatagccaacgatatataatatatgtataatttatatatactgactagaaaaaataaatattgaatcTGGCTGGCTATTTGTATAACAATCCTGACAATCCTAGATTTTCGTCAATGCCCAATAAGTAGCCTTGTTTGACAAAAAGCCCATAAATATTTGGGGCCCGGCAAAATATACTCATCATGGACAAAAATTATTTGTGACTTAaatggaaagaaaatctaatacTCCTACGTAGTATAATTTAATCTCATTTCCCTTTCCCAATGGGAGCACAGTAGCCGGATCGACCAACAAATGACTGGTTGGAGAGATATGCTCATAATCATTATCCTTGAGTTAACAAATAATAGGTTAAATAGATTTGTTCATTCGACTAATCAGTAAATCCCGAGCCTATTTAATATGAATGACTATAAAATAGGAGATTGATCGAAAAGCACAAACAAAACTAAAATATTCTATACAAATAGTAGTGCACCAATTAGTTTATGTGCACATTAATTAATTCACTGCATATACTGTCCATATAAATACTAGATAATGTTTTTCAACAAATTTAGGTAGATAGAAGAAAATCATTTACTCTCTAGTTAAAATTGAATCTCAATTTTTTAGTTCTTTTCCTCTTTATAGAACCCTCGTCACCATCCCAAGTTGGCAAAGTTTCTACAACCCACCTACATGGATAATTATTGGTATCAACGCATGTGACACCAACTCTAAAATAACATATGCAAAATGAGACTGACAACGGATTGATATTTGGGACAATTATACCTCTTTAGCCATTGGGGAAAACTCAATAAATGTGATAGTATTTTTGGACTTTAACTCAAATTAATCATATTTCTTTTATATGAAACACTAATAGTTCATATTCTTTAATAAAGTGATATACTTTTAGTCACCATGTTTGATATAGAAAAGGATATTTTCCTAAAAAATGAGTggttatcattttttttttttttgtttggttaGTGAGTGAACGTTTTTcgaaaaaaaaattctagtgtttgtttagagagtaaaaaatatttttttaaattttttttatgctACTTTTCTTACCCCTCCCCTCTCAAATCTCCATGTTTCTCGTGCTCCCCTatcccctcccctcccctcccccaaTCCTAATTACCCAACGTTTTCAAAACTCTATttttttcaagaatttaattattcttttaaaaatttacacAAACCCAAAGGgactaatgtgttgctttactttttCTCGCAAAACAACGTTGAAATCTGTTTTACAcatctaaaaataaaatacttttttttagttgaaaaagaaagtactctttctacaacatgaaaaaagtactcattttgttaaaatgaaagaaaatactttttctatatcatgaaaagaaaatattttttgctacatcattttgttgaaataaaagaaaatactttttctacatcataaaaagaagaagaattaacccaaatagccgcctACCTaactgcttaaactaaaaatagccggtggaggtataatatatgtattatatgtgtataattatatataataaatataaacAATGAAGAAAAATTTGAAGAAAAGGGCGTGGGAGGTTGAAgaaaagttttggaaaatatttttccttctcttgacagggaaaacattttcctccaattgtaggaaaatgagttcatgagaaaaatatttttcaaaatatttaaaccaaccaaacatgagaaaattaaaaaatattttccggaaaatatttttttttcatatcaAACATGGAGACTAAAAGTGTACCACTTTATTAAAGAATGTGGACTGTTAGTGCTCCATGTGAAAGAAATAGGACTAGTTTGAGTTAAAGTCCAAAGATACTGGACTATTTTGGGTCTTTTCTCTACTATATGTGTTAAATCGCCCATCTGATTAATCAAATTAAAATATGCAactgttataaaatataactcaaattaataatatggaacaaggaaaaacaagcaacgagatatatatagaaagagaaaagagattcttatttcttttttaattgtgtgtatttttctatctattacaaggcctttatataagcatgaaaagtgaagaaaatatgtcattaaacatagaaaaaatatcattgaatatgtcattaagcatttgagatgacgatcatggaggaagagtagacatccaccataatttgatatttcttataacactctCCTTTGGATGTCCATatataatgtgcctcgttaaaactttattaggaaaaaatcctattaaaaaaaatcagtgaaggaaaaagagtacacatgtttagaaatacgccttttggttgcctcgttaaaaaccttacaagaaaaacccagtgggacaaaatcttgtaagggaaaaagagtacatcgtgtattaactccccctgatgaaagcatcaattcacatccttgagccttcacatcccaatcttgtatactagtttcttgaaggttgacgtcgatagagatttagtgaacaaatcagccatattatcacttgaacggatctgttgcacactgatatcaccattcttttgaagatcatgtgtgaaaaataattttggtaaaatgtgctttgttctatctACTTTTGTGAATCCTCCATTCAATtgagctatgcatgctgcattgtcttcatacaaaattgtgggtagtttatcacacttcaaactatatttgtctcgaataatgTGTATTACAGACCTCAACCAtatacattctcgacttgcttcatgaatagcaattatctcagcatgattaaatgaagtagccacgattgattgcttagtcgatcgccaagatattatagttcctccacatgtaaacacataacctgtttgagatcgagccttgtgtgggtcagataaatacccagcatcagccaacaagatcgggactgcaatcattgccataaaataaacccatatcgGTAGTCCTTTTTAGAtgccgcaatatgtgtttgattccattccaatgtctccttgtaggagcagagctatatcttgctaagacattaactgaaaaggttatgtcagaccttgtagtgttagcaagaagcattagtgcaccaattgcactaagatatggtacttcaggaccaagaagctcttcattcttttcttgaggtcggaacgggtccttattcatatcaagtgatcgaacaaccattggagtacttaatggatgtgctccatccatgtaaaaccgtttcaataccttttctatgtaggtaGATTGATGAACGAAAATctcgtttgccaaatgttcaatttgcaaaccgagacataattttgtctttccgagatctttcatctcaaattccttctttaaataatcaattgccttttggagttctgtaggagttccaataaggttcatgtcatcaacatatacggcaagtacaacaaattccgatgttgttttctttataaaaacacatggacaaatgacattatttatataaccttcctttcataaatattcactaaggtggttataccacattcttcctgattgctttagaccatacaaagatctttacaatttgattgaaaatatttccctGGACTTTGAATTATATTCGTCAGGCAATTTAAATCCCTCgagaattttcatgtatatctcattatcaagtgagccgtaaaggtaggctgttaccacatccattaaatgcatgtcaagcttttaATGGACAACAAAAATAATGAGATAACGGaacgttatagcatccataacagaAGAATACGTATCTTCATAATCGACGCCATGCCTTTGTGAAAATctttgtgcaacaaggcgtgccttatatctttgtacctcatttttctcattccttttacgtaAAAAGACCCATTTATAGACAACATgtttaacaccattaggtgtttggactacagacccaaaaactttacatttcgcaagtgaatccaactcagattggattgcttcttgccattttgcccaatcacgtctttgtcgacattctccaacagattaaggttcaagatcctcattatcttgcataatactagatgcaacattgtatgcaaagacataatccaccactatatttaatcgattcaaatttgtctcaatatcgattggatttattgatagttccttattttcttgagtctcaggctTATCGATATCCTCATGAATCTCAAGATTGGTTAAATCACgggtttctttatgagactctttcgtagtgtcatcttgatcatttatttttctttttctaggatttcgatccttagaacccaatggtctgccacgctttaggcgtgcttttgactcattagctatgacactagaagattgtccaacagggacatcaatacggattggaacattctctgcagggatatgtgatttcgttatccttttcagatccgtaaatgcatctggcatttgatttgttaTTTTCtacaaatggataatcttttgcacctcttttttacaaatagaggcacgtggatcaagatgagacaatgataGATTTTCCACGAAATTTCCCAtttgatttcaccaatttctcccctaattttgggaaaaatgcctcatcgaatcaaaaatctgcaaatcgagcagtgaacaGATCTCACGTTAATATTTCGAGATAGCGAATAatggagggtgattcaaacccaacatatattcctaaccttctttgtggacccatcttggtgcgatatggcggtgctacaggcacatatacagcgcatccaaaaattcttagatgggatatattaggttcatgacccaaaactaattgcgACGGGGAATATTTTTGATAATTTGTCGGCCTGAGACGAGTTAGCATTGCTacatgcaaaatggcatgaccccaaatagaattgggtaatttcgttttcatgagtaacggttttgctatcaattgcagaaatttaatcaaagactctgcaaggccattttgagtgtgaacatgagctacaagatgttccacttttatcccaattgataagcaataatcattaaatgcttgggatgaaaactcaacaatattatcaagtcgaatagacttaattggattatcgaaaaactgtgcccgtaatcgaattatttgtgccattaattttgcaaacgTCAGGTTGCGAGATGAAAATAGGCACATATGAGACCAtatagaagatgcatctattaagaccataaaatatctaaatggCCCACTAGATGGATGAATAGGACCACACatatccccttgtatacgttccaaaaaacgcaggggactcaatcccaacctttaTTGGTGATAGTATAATAAtcaacttgccttgataacaagaagtgcaagaaaattcattatttaaaagaatatttaaattccttaatggatgcccatttgagttttctataattcgtctcatcataattgatctgagatgtcccaatcgatcatgccaaagtacaaaagtattgaaATTAGTAACattttggtttacgatagaatgtgcctcaattgtactaattcttgtccaatacaggccacaagataaagatgggaacttctcaataacccttttctgACCAGATACATTCTTGGTAATGATGAGATATTCGatattattctcatctattgtctcaatatgaaatctatttcgacggatatctttaaaactcaacaagttcctcttggacttggaggagaatattgcattctctatgataagtattgttcccttaggcagagttatagtagctcttccagagccttcaattaattttatactaccatatattcatcaacatctatatggtgaatatctcttttaaagagaaaattataCCATTATGGTCGTGGTCAAAATTAGATGTAAGATCTGTTTCTTGCATTATTGTTGTcctttaataatcacattgccaaaatattttggcgtacaataggtacgtgaccaatgaccattcatgccataataataacattattttcttatttcatttcAAACCCCCTTCTCgaggtgagtgtggtatatttACTACTactagcacgttcatattcttccaagaatgaatatgtattcataatgattatcacattattttcacattcactttagGAATAGAACATAATAATCTATGtgtgctttacaaaatctcatgcCATATCAATGGCAAACATCACTTTCACaaagtgaaggattattttgagagccATTATTGTTCTCATTACTTATAATTTCGTCAATTACCACGTCCACATCCAATCATACCTCCACGGTAACATCATGTCTTATTTTAGACTTATGGGACGGGTTTCCACTATTGGTGGCCATTGAATTTAATTTGCACATGTGAACTTTCATTAACTGAACTCAATCAAATAAACAATATCAAGCAAATATAGAAAAACACATAATCAATTAAAATCTACGTGTCCTTTGTGATAATTACCCCACTTTAAGATGGAAGAGATATGTgataaaatagaaaagaaaaatatgtgCTCTCTCAAAAGTCTTCACTTCGTGTTTCTTAATATTAACACATAGTAACATAATACTTgttatagaaaaaatatttatcGTTCTTTACACCAAAAATCCTTATATGATTTGATgaactttcaagaaaaacttTTTCGTAAAGAAAGTTTGTTCATGTATGGAAACATAAATAGCAAAGTGTAAAGAACCTTGAAAACTAATTAGAAAAGGCTAACCGTGATGGCCGAATATATGCTGGCGTTGTACACCTTATACCGTCATTGTTCTTACCATATTATTAACATTAAATGACGCTATCGGCACTGGCCGCATCATAACAACTTAGTTGGCTACAACTTCGTGctaataacgtgttataaaatataactcaaagtaacaatatggaagaaggaaaaacaagctacgagatatattgtcacgacccaaaatccaactagtcgtgatgacacctaacccaacccgctaggtaagctaactttcaattatccaactcCAATAGCAATTATTAAgacaatttaagtaaataaagatatTAATCTTAAACAttccccaagttgtgtgaaaaaattcctctccaaaatcgcccaaatcgagctccaaaatcgaaaaatgggtaaaaatcacgaaaccccgaatttaagCTTCTGTcccagcgattttcgcatctgcggacaaggagtcgcacctgcgaccctcgcttctgtggacaaaaatgcgcgcctgcggaaacAGCCGGCCTTCTCAAATCTCGCatctacgggctcgcagatgcgcataccccttcgcacatgcggcctcgcagatgcggcaattTCTTCGCACATGCGAGCATTGCCCAGTTCCAATCTTGGCCGCTTCTATGACTGGTTGCGCGCACGtgtggcttcgcacctgcgatcaaaagattcgcaggtgcaatcacaccagtaggcagtagttccagcatttccttaagtccgaatttgatccgttaaccatctgaaactcacccgaggcccccgggacctcaaccaaatataccaacaagacccataacataatacggacctactcaaggtctcaaaacacacataacaacattgaaatgacgaatcacacctcaattctaaatcattgaact
Encoded proteins:
- the LOC104112230 gene encoding sec-independent protein translocase protein TATB, chloroplastic isoform X8, with amino-acid sequence MTLMASAISAPTASSSSSLSSFTSKRLSFSALSNSSISAPKVQLLKWIPYSGLTPFSSWNGLKQLSISKSQYSVQIVIVFTGRSRKHKGKGVYASLFGVGAPEALVIGVVALLVFGPKGLAEVARNLGKTLREFQPTIRELQEVSRDFKSTLEREIGLDDIKGSGQDTIKSSTTLRQEVDPNGSPSPSIASSSEEDMERLLRIAEAEKQAEKDLASLLESQSESRTVSQVADNTSSSDRAYSTEEYLKITEEQLNATPQLQNETSIPEQSPINAQSLSQDGAYSSEEVSKITELQLSSPQQSPSNVQSQSQETLKEAASPIPSSQKPESET
- the LOC104112230 gene encoding sec-independent protein translocase protein TATB, chloroplastic isoform X5, translated to MTLMASAISAPTASSSSSLSSFTSKRLSFSALSNSSISAPKVQLLKWIPYSGLTPFSSWNGLKQLSISKSQYSVQIGRSRKHKGKGVYASLFGVGAPEALVIGVVALLVFGPKGLAEVARNLGKTLREFQPTIRELQEVSRDFKSTLEREIGLDDIKGSGQDTIKSSTTLRQEVDPNGSPSPSIASSSEEDMERLLRIAEAEKQAEKDLASLLESQSESRTVSQVADNTSSSDRAYSTEEYLKITEEQLNATPQLQNETSIPEQSPINAQSLSQADNSSSSDGAYSSEEVSKITELQLSSPQQSPSNVQSQSQETLKEAASPIPSSQKPESET
- the LOC104112230 gene encoding sec-independent protein translocase protein TATB, chloroplastic isoform X6, encoding MTLMASAISAPTASSSSSLSSFTSKRLSFSALSNSSISAPKVQLLKWIPYSGLTPFSSWNGLKQLSISKSQYSVQIGRSRKHKGKGVYASLFGVGAPEALVIGVVALLVFGPKGLAEVARNLGKTLREFQPTIRELQEVSRDFKSTLEREIGLDDIKGSGQDTIKSSTTLRQEVDPNGSPSPSIASSSEEDMERLLRIAEAEKQAEKDLASLLESQSESRTVSQVADNTSSSDRAYSTEEYLKITEEQLNATPQLQNETSIPEQSPINAQSLSQDNSSSSDGAYSSEEVSKITELQLSSPQQSPSNVQSQSQETLKEAASPIPSSQKPESET
- the LOC104112230 gene encoding sec-independent protein translocase protein TATB, chloroplastic isoform X2; the encoded protein is MTLMASAISAPTASSSSSLSSFTSKRLSFSALSNSSISAPKVQLLKWIPYSGLTPFSSWNGLKQLSISKSQYSVQIVIVFTGRSRKHKGKGVYASLFGVGAPEALVIGVVALLVFGPKGLAEVARNLGKTLREFQPTIRELQEVSRDFKSTLEREIGLDDIKGSGQDTIKSSTTLRQEVDPNGSPSPSIASSSEEDMERLLRIAEAEKQAEKDLASLLESQSESRTVSQVADNTSSSDRAYSTEEYLKITEEQLNATPQLQNETSIPEQSPINAQSLSQDNSSSSDGAYSSEEVSKITELQLSSPQQSPSNVQSQSQETLKEAASPIPSSQKPESET
- the LOC104112230 gene encoding sec-independent protein translocase protein TATB, chloroplastic isoform X9, with protein sequence MTLMASAISAPTASSSSSLSSFTSKRLSFSALSNSSISAPKVQLLKWIPYSGLTPFSSWNGLKQLSISKSQYSVQIGRSRKHKGKGVYASLFGVGAPEALVIGVVALLVFGPKGLAEVARNLGKTLREFQPTIRELQEVSRDFKSTLEREIGLDDIKGSGQDTIKSSTTLRQEVDPNGSPSPSIASSSEEDMERLLRIAEAEKQAEKDLASLLESQSESRTVSQDNTSSSDRAYSTEEYLKITEEQLNATPQLQNETSIPEQSPINAQSLSQDNSSSSDGAYSSEEVSKITELQLSSPQQSPSNVQSQSQETLKEAASPIPSSQKPESET